The following coding sequences are from one Longimicrobiaceae bacterium window:
- a CDS encoding CoA-binding protein — MAEDWQANLVSSDDGIGEIFRETKRIAVLGIKTEAQSGQAAFYVPDYLKRAGYEVIPVPVYYPEATEILGAKVYRKVADIPGGVDMVNVFRRPQDVPPHVDDIIAAKPKAVWMQSGIRNDEAARRLAEAGIKVVQDRCAMVEHRRHAR; from the coding sequence ATGGCGGAAGACTGGCAGGCGAACCTGGTTAGCTCCGACGACGGCATCGGCGAGATCTTCCGCGAGACGAAGCGCATCGCCGTGCTCGGCATCAAGACCGAGGCGCAGAGCGGCCAGGCGGCGTTCTACGTGCCCGACTACCTGAAGCGCGCCGGCTACGAGGTGATCCCCGTGCCGGTCTACTACCCCGAGGCGACGGAGATCCTGGGCGCGAAGGTCTACCGCAAGGTGGCCGACATCCCCGGCGGCGTGGACATGGTCAACGTGTTCCGCCGCCCGCAGGACGTGCCGCCGCACGTGGACGACATCATCGCCGCGAAGCCCAAGGCGGTGTGGATGCAGAGCGGCATCCGCAACGACGAGGCGGCCCGGCGGCTGGCCGAGGCGGGCATCAAGGTCGTGCAGGACCGCTGCGCCATGGTGGAGCACCGCCGCCACGCCCGCTGA
- a CDS encoding cytochrome c3 family protein has translation MTRVLTIVGIVLLAAGASSCRPYSAGEDDGPQQPIAFYHKVHAGDNKIDCQYCHYTADRSVDAGIPSVQLCVGCHVPGSSAPSAVRSQAALAFPTAARDTTWHNEAQKLVDFWRRGEPIPWVRIHKIPDHAKFPHYMHVNAGLKCQTCHGPVEGMRKVYQFSSLRMGWCIDCHRGDRQLSAGEEAAVQKNSSYIRRLRTLAAQGNDLRGHAAIRPKQRASIDCVACHY, from the coding sequence ATGACCAGAGTCCTAACCATTGTCGGGATCGTGCTCCTCGCCGCGGGCGCGTCGTCTTGCCGCCCGTACTCGGCGGGCGAGGACGACGGGCCGCAGCAGCCCATCGCGTTCTACCACAAGGTCCACGCTGGCGACAACAAGATCGACTGCCAGTACTGCCACTACACGGCGGACCGTTCGGTAGACGCGGGCATCCCCAGCGTGCAGCTGTGCGTGGGGTGCCACGTGCCCGGCAGCAGCGCCCCGTCGGCGGTGCGCTCGCAGGCGGCGCTGGCCTTCCCCACGGCGGCCCGCGACACCACGTGGCACAACGAGGCGCAGAAGCTGGTGGACTTCTGGCGGCGCGGCGAGCCCATCCCGTGGGTGCGCATCCACAAGATCCCCGACCATGCCAAGTTCCCGCACTACATGCACGTGAACGCCGGCCTCAAGTGCCAGACGTGCCACGGGCCGGTGGAGGGGATGCGCAAGGTCTACCAGTTCTCGTCGCTGCGCATGGGCTGGTGCATCGACTGCCACCGCGGAGACCGGCAGCTCTCGGCCGGCGAAGAGGCGGCGGTGCAGAAGAACTCGTCGTACATCCGCCGCCTTCGCACGCTGGCGGCGCAGGGCAACGACCTGCGCGGCCACGCCGCCATTCGCCCCAAGCAGCGCGCGTCGATCGACTGCGTGGCCTGCCACTACTAG
- a CDS encoding molybdopterin dinucleotide binding domain-containing protein: protein MSDGMKRRDFLKVLGVTGAGAATVGCSSGAAGKGAEKLLPYVIPSEDIVPGMPTYYASTCRECPAGCGIQVETHEGRVTKVEGTPDHPVSHGNLCLRGQASVQGLYHPDRFRGPTVAEETGLPARDVSWQYAEQSLAGRIRAAGAGRTVLLTSGYGPTMSRLADAFAGAIGARRVDYSPMDQAPRGLNFADTDVLVAFGADFLETWGSPVDYAWQFKQMHAYRAGHRGKFVWVGPHRPLTGINADQWIAPKPGTEALIALAMSGGVSAAEAAQQTGVDQKTIETLSAEFRAGKGYALGPGAAIAGKNASALQAAVDRLNGGASAAPVADARPLQQLVQQMKAGQVQVLIIDGMNPAYSLPGSLGFAEALAKVPTRVSLSPFPDETSALCNFILPGSHFLESWDDYVPRPGVFDLVQQAMRPVFNTKQSGDVLLSLAQQLNLPTVGGGAPSYYEYLRAGWAGIAGGTAWRDAVRRGGVYPTTGGGTGAFGFLPLAARTATAAPAAAPAPATVGMPAPAPATGPGGNATYQAAAFEGDANGYHLVVYPSHRFYDGRNANRPWLLELPDPVTKVSWDSWVEIHPATAKKLGIRQGDALEVKSPYGTLTARAYPYPGVRQDTVAIQMGLGHKEFGRFTKDRGVNPNVLLGNAVDPATGAPAPYGVMVTLRPTGVSNDTHTPGLFMVPTGIYEQGQKVQHDRELGQAIGLADLIALDHTGKGVVPGAEEHIEELKGDGGFTPVKRTTDPASYPGPGTEYGQYIAGETRWAMAIDLQRCTGCSACVVACSAENNIPVVGPTEMRRGREISWLRIERYFSAGQDLEDAESETATDDVRFVPMLCQQCGNAPCEPVCPVYAAYHTPDGLNGQVYNRCVGTRYCANNCPYKVRFFNWLTYEFAEPLNWQLNPDVTVREKGVMEKCTFCVQRIHEAERNAAVAGREPRDGEVVPACVQTCPTEVFVFGNIQDPNSAVAQAAASNRSYRALGELNTQPGIVYLKKVTLNRPANGEAGDEKPAPFGGTEHTPQEAR from the coding sequence ATGTCTGACGGAATGAAGAGGCGCGACTTCCTCAAGGTCCTGGGCGTCACCGGGGCCGGGGCGGCCACGGTGGGGTGCTCGTCGGGCGCGGCGGGGAAGGGCGCGGAGAAGCTGCTGCCGTACGTGATCCCCAGCGAGGACATCGTGCCGGGGATGCCCACTTACTACGCCAGCACCTGCCGCGAGTGCCCGGCCGGCTGCGGCATCCAGGTGGAGACGCACGAGGGCCGCGTCACCAAGGTGGAGGGCACGCCGGACCACCCCGTCTCGCACGGAAACCTGTGCCTTCGCGGCCAGGCGTCGGTGCAAGGCCTCTACCACCCGGACCGCTTTCGCGGCCCCACGGTGGCCGAGGAGACGGGCCTGCCCGCGCGCGACGTGAGCTGGCAGTACGCCGAGCAGTCGCTGGCCGGCCGCATCCGGGCCGCGGGCGCGGGGCGCACCGTGCTGCTCACCAGCGGCTACGGGCCCACCATGTCCCGCCTGGCCGACGCCTTCGCGGGCGCCATCGGCGCGCGGCGGGTGGACTACTCGCCGATGGACCAGGCGCCGCGCGGCCTCAACTTCGCCGACACCGACGTCCTGGTCGCCTTCGGGGCCGACTTCCTGGAGACGTGGGGCTCGCCGGTGGACTACGCGTGGCAGTTCAAGCAGATGCACGCGTACCGCGCCGGCCACCGCGGCAAGTTCGTGTGGGTCGGCCCGCACCGGCCGCTCACCGGCATCAACGCCGACCAGTGGATCGCCCCCAAGCCGGGCACCGAGGCGCTGATCGCCCTCGCCATGTCCGGCGGCGTCTCCGCCGCCGAGGCCGCGCAGCAGACGGGCGTGGACCAGAAGACCATAGAGACGCTCTCGGCCGAGTTCCGCGCCGGCAAGGGCTACGCGCTGGGGCCGGGCGCCGCCATCGCCGGGAAGAACGCCTCCGCCCTCCAGGCCGCGGTCGACCGCCTGAACGGCGGCGCTTCCGCCGCGCCGGTGGCCGACGCGCGCCCGCTGCAGCAGCTGGTGCAGCAGATGAAGGCCGGCCAGGTGCAGGTGCTGATCATCGACGGGATGAACCCCGCGTACAGCCTGCCCGGCTCGCTGGGCTTCGCCGAGGCGCTGGCGAAGGTGCCCACGCGCGTGTCGCTCTCGCCCTTCCCGGACGAGACGTCGGCGCTGTGCAACTTCATCCTGCCCGGCAGCCACTTCCTGGAGTCGTGGGACGACTACGTGCCGCGCCCGGGCGTGTTCGACCTGGTGCAGCAGGCCATGCGCCCGGTGTTCAACACCAAGCAGAGCGGCGACGTCCTCCTCTCCCTCGCGCAGCAGCTGAACCTGCCCACGGTGGGCGGCGGCGCGCCGAGCTACTACGAGTACCTGCGCGCCGGCTGGGCCGGCATCGCGGGCGGCACCGCCTGGCGCGACGCGGTCCGCCGCGGCGGCGTCTATCCGACGACGGGCGGCGGCACCGGCGCCTTCGGCTTCCTCCCGCTCGCCGCCCGCACGGCCACGGCCGCTCCGGCCGCCGCGCCGGCGCCCGCCACGGTGGGCATGCCCGCTCCGGCTCCCGCGACCGGCCCCGGCGGCAACGCGACGTACCAGGCCGCGGCCTTCGAAGGTGACGCGAACGGCTACCACCTGGTCGTCTACCCGTCGCACCGCTTCTACGACGGCCGCAACGCCAACCGGCCCTGGCTGCTGGAGCTGCCGGACCCGGTGACCAAGGTGTCGTGGGACTCGTGGGTCGAGATCCACCCGGCTACGGCGAAGAAGCTGGGCATCCGCCAGGGCGACGCGCTGGAGGTGAAGTCGCCCTACGGCACGCTGACCGCGCGCGCCTACCCGTACCCCGGCGTGCGCCAGGACACCGTCGCCATCCAGATGGGCCTGGGCCACAAGGAGTTCGGCCGCTTCACCAAGGACCGCGGGGTGAACCCCAACGTCCTCCTGGGCAACGCGGTGGACCCGGCGACCGGCGCGCCTGCCCCGTACGGGGTGATGGTTACGCTGCGGCCCACGGGCGTGAGCAACGACACGCACACCCCCGGCCTCTTCATGGTGCCCACGGGCATCTACGAGCAGGGCCAGAAGGTGCAGCACGACCGCGAGCTGGGGCAGGCCATCGGCCTGGCCGACCTGATCGCGCTGGACCACACGGGCAAGGGCGTGGTGCCCGGCGCCGAGGAGCACATCGAGGAGCTGAAGGGCGACGGCGGCTTCACGCCGGTCAAGCGTACGACGGACCCCGCCAGCTACCCCGGCCCCGGCACCGAGTACGGCCAGTACATCGCCGGCGAGACCCGCTGGGCGATGGCCATCGACCTGCAGCGCTGCACCGGCTGCTCGGCCTGCGTGGTCGCCTGCTCGGCCGAGAACAACATCCCCGTGGTGGGGCCCACCGAGATGCGCCGCGGCCGCGAGATCAGCTGGCTGCGCATCGAGCGCTACTTCTCGGCCGGCCAGGACCTGGAGGACGCCGAGTCCGAGACGGCCACCGACGACGTGCGCTTCGTGCCCATGCTCTGCCAGCAGTGCGGCAACGCGCCGTGCGAGCCGGTGTGCCCGGTGTACGCGGCGTACCACACGCCCGACGGCCTCAACGGCCAGGTCTACAACCGCTGCGTGGGCACGCGCTACTGCGCGAACAACTGCCCGTACAAGGTGCGCTTCTTCAACTGGCTCACCTACGAGTTCGCCGAGCCGCTCAACTGGCAGCTGAACCCGGACGTGACGGTGCGCGAGAAGGGCGTCATGGAGAAGTGCACCTTCTGCGTGCAGCGCATCCACGAGGCCGAGCGCAACGCGGCGGTGGCCGGGCGCGAGCCGCGCGACGGCGAGGTGGTGCCGGCGTGCGTGCAGACCTGCCCCACCGAGGTCTTCGTCTTCGGCAACATCCAGGACCCGAACAGCGCGGTGGCGCAGGCAGCCGCCTCCAACCGCAGCTACCGCGCGCTGGGCGAGCTGAACACCCAGCCGGGAATCGTCTACCTGAAGAAGGTGACGCTGAACAGGCCTGCCAACGGCGAGGCCGGCGACGAGAAGCCGGCCCCGTTCGGCGGCACCGAGCACACGCCGCAGGAGGCCCGCTGA
- the nrfD gene encoding NrfD/PsrC family molybdoenzyme membrane anchor subunit, whose translation METVTRSVFHPEIAGYADVNADANRLLTKPGKGYLALLGMAIGMVGLMVIAELHNILYGLGMSGLTNPVGWGVYITTFVFWVGIGHAGTLISAILFLFRAPWRQSIYRFAEAMTVFAVLTAGLFPIIHIGRPWFFYWLLPLPSQRHIWPNFRSPLLWDVFAVTTYLTVSSVFFFIGLIPDIAAARDTATVPWRKKAYTALALGWRGTDREWRHFTRAYLFLAALATPLVLSVHSVVSWDFAVSIVPGWHTTIFAPYFVAGAILSGVAMVVTLMVPVGRVFRLERYFTLTHYDRLAKLLLLTSCIVGYAYGMEYFMAWYSGELFERGVFWDRVTGQYGWAGWSMITFNAIIPQLLWMKKIRHNLNAFFIISIFVNIGMWYERFVIIVPSLAHSYEPWKWTNYHMTWVEAFILMGSFGWFFMWFLLFLRFLPGLSIAEIKEVLPPPLKHHHPAAHTAKGGAGQLAEELPAGYKEYERR comes from the coding sequence ATGGAAACCGTGACGCGCTCCGTCTTCCACCCCGAGATCGCGGGGTACGCGGACGTCAACGCCGACGCAAACCGGCTCCTCACCAAGCCCGGCAAGGGCTACCTGGCCCTGCTGGGCATGGCCATCGGCATGGTGGGGCTGATGGTCATCGCCGAGCTGCACAACATCCTGTACGGCCTGGGCATGTCGGGCCTCACCAACCCGGTGGGCTGGGGCGTGTACATCACGACCTTCGTCTTCTGGGTCGGCATCGGCCACGCCGGCACGCTGATCTCGGCGATCCTCTTCCTGTTCCGCGCGCCGTGGCGGCAGTCGATCTACCGTTTCGCCGAGGCGATGACGGTGTTCGCGGTGCTCACGGCGGGCCTCTTCCCGATCATCCACATCGGGCGGCCCTGGTTCTTCTACTGGCTGCTGCCGCTGCCCAGCCAGCGCCACATCTGGCCGAACTTCCGCAGCCCGCTGCTGTGGGACGTGTTCGCGGTGACCACGTACCTCACCGTGTCGTCGGTCTTCTTCTTCATCGGCCTGATCCCCGACATCGCCGCCGCGCGCGACACGGCCACGGTTCCGTGGCGGAAGAAGGCGTACACGGCGCTGGCGCTGGGGTGGCGCGGCACCGACCGCGAGTGGCGCCACTTCACCCGCGCGTACCTCTTCCTGGCCGCGCTGGCCACGCCGCTGGTGCTCTCGGTGCACTCGGTGGTGTCGTGGGACTTCGCCGTCTCCATCGTTCCCGGCTGGCACACCACCATCTTCGCCCCGTACTTCGTGGCGGGCGCCATCCTCTCGGGCGTGGCGATGGTGGTCACGCTGATGGTGCCGGTGGGCCGCGTGTTCCGGCTGGAGCGCTACTTCACGCTCACGCACTACGACCGCCTGGCCAAGCTGCTCCTGCTGACCAGCTGCATCGTGGGCTATGCGTACGGCATGGAGTACTTCATGGCGTGGTACTCGGGCGAGCTGTTCGAGCGCGGCGTGTTCTGGGACCGCGTGACGGGCCAGTACGGGTGGGCGGGGTGGTCGATGATTACCTTCAACGCCATCATCCCGCAGCTGCTGTGGATGAAGAAGATCCGGCACAACCTGAACGCGTTCTTCATTATCTCGATCTTCGTGAACATCGGGATGTGGTACGAGCGCTTCGTGATCATCGTGCCGTCGCTGGCGCACAGCTACGAGCCGTGGAAGTGGACGAACTACCACATGACGTGGGTCGAGGCGTTCATCCTGATGGGCAGCTTCGGCTGGTTCTTCATGTGGTTCCTGCTCTTCCTGCGCTTCCTGCCGGGCCTCTCGATCGCCGAGATCAAGGAGGTGCTGCCGCCGCCGCTGAAGCACCACCACCCGGCGGCGCACACGGCGAAGGGCGGCGCGGGCCAGCTGGCCGAGGAGCTTCCCGCGGGCTACAAGGAGTACGAGCGCAGATGA
- a CDS encoding DUF3341 domain-containing protein — MSKLRTGVLGVFAHLDTATDAIRRLRADGYTVTTYSPTPRHELEEALGTPDSPVRVFTLTGAFTGTAAGAALAIWTSIDWPLIVGGKEIVALPAFSVIMFELTILLGALSTVAGLFLAGRLPHLGPPEAPLYHPSFTAGHFGVFAHAPRERYDAVQRIMTESGSEEVLVDKR, encoded by the coding sequence ATGAGCAAGCTACGCACGGGCGTGCTGGGCGTCTTCGCCCACCTGGACACCGCCACCGACGCCATCCGCCGGCTGCGGGCCGACGGATACACCGTCACCACGTACTCGCCCACGCCCCGCCACGAGCTGGAGGAGGCGCTGGGCACGCCGGACTCGCCGGTGCGCGTCTTCACCCTCACGGGCGCCTTCACGGGCACCGCGGCGGGCGCGGCGCTGGCGATCTGGACCTCGATCGACTGGCCGCTGATCGTGGGCGGCAAGGAGATCGTGGCGCTGCCGGCCTTCAGCGTGATCATGTTCGAGCTCACGATCCTGCTGGGCGCGCTCAGCACGGTGGCGGGCCTCTTCCTGGCGGGCCGGCTGCCGCACCTAGGCCCCCCCGAGGCACCCCTGTACCACCCCTCGTTCACCGCCGGCCACTTCGGGGTCTTCGCGCACGCCCCGCGCGAGCGCTACGACGCGGTGCAGCGCATCATGACGGAGAGCGGCTCCGAGGAGGTTCTCGTTGACAAGCGATAA
- a CDS encoding cytochrome c: MTSDKRGAARAAAPLLGLALGALALAACTDWAGYDLDKAYDAVPQLSTMRNSVVPDPYAMPRAAPEHSVPSESPAGDVPAHFTQAQLDSAAATLRNPLPASAQVLARGKLKFEQNCAACHGPAGRGDGPVVTGAGKFPYAPSLVAGTALQRSDGYIYGIIAVGRGFMPPYGERVRHEDRWAIVSYVRTLQGSRANPQTPNPGPSAPGAAAAAQAGAPTTPATATQPPAPAGTPTTTSPAGGTPGGQGPR, translated from the coding sequence TTGACAAGCGATAAGAGGGGCGCCGCCCGCGCGGCGGCCCCGCTGCTGGGCCTGGCCCTGGGCGCGCTGGCGCTGGCCGCCTGCACCGACTGGGCGGGCTACGACCTGGACAAGGCGTACGACGCGGTGCCGCAGCTGTCCACCATGCGCAACAGCGTGGTCCCCGACCCGTACGCCATGCCGCGCGCGGCGCCGGAGCACTCGGTGCCGTCGGAGAGCCCGGCCGGCGACGTGCCCGCGCACTTCACGCAGGCCCAGCTGGACTCGGCCGCGGCCACGCTGCGCAACCCGCTCCCCGCCTCGGCCCAGGTGCTGGCGCGGGGCAAGCTGAAGTTCGAGCAGAACTGCGCCGCCTGCCACGGCCCCGCCGGCCGCGGCGACGGGCCGGTGGTCACGGGCGCCGGCAAGTTCCCGTACGCCCCCTCGCTGGTGGCGGGCACGGCGCTGCAGCGCTCGGACGGCTACATCTACGGCATCATCGCCGTGGGCCGCGGCTTCATGCCGCCGTACGGCGAGCGCGTGCGCCACGAGGACCGCTGGGCCATCGTGAGCTACGTGCGCACGCTCCAGGGCTCGCGCGCCAACCCGCAGACGCCCAACCCGGGGCCCAGCGCGCCGGGCGCGGCCGCGGCGGCGCAGGCCGGCGCGCCCACCACGCCCGCCACGGCCACGCAGCCGCCCGCCCCCGCGGGCACCCCCACGACGACCTCTCCCGCCGGCGGCACGCCCGGCGGGCAGGGACCGCGCTGA
- a CDS encoding L,D-transpeptidase gives MPHPFAFPSPRSLAAALMILASAACAGGRPAAVEEPAPAPPPPDQPVHADRRYVVVDVDVNELRFMDGDRVLWRAPVGTGTGFRLRSDSSEWHFTTPSGVMYVQFKELDPTWEMPDWYFIENHLPVPPPNSPRRREPGGLGAAAVYLGSEIAIHGTDKPELLGKRVSHGCIRLSNTNALRLYHDVQIGTPILIQGTAGVLEESMPDSAARFTRSHKPPPPKWSNPRRRLTTTALLARLDRDLVAPDTSAQWVLSASELISRGIKDDSIALRGILARAPRPTLESRRREYGAFLADVFSRGPLRAAVSLSKIPADAREAAAQEIVDATMGLYHGSLTAPTAPWPTKRVPKWRLGPLGQSSWTALAQAEERYRSMHGLAAASPAGAAAR, from the coding sequence ATGCCGCACCCTTTCGCCTTTCCGTCGCCGCGCTCCCTTGCCGCGGCGCTGATGATCCTGGCCTCGGCCGCGTGCGCCGGGGGCCGCCCCGCCGCGGTCGAGGAGCCCGCGCCCGCCCCGCCGCCGCCGGACCAGCCGGTGCACGCGGACCGCCGCTACGTCGTGGTGGACGTGGACGTGAACGAGCTCCGCTTCATGGACGGCGACCGCGTGCTGTGGCGCGCGCCGGTGGGCACGGGCACGGGCTTCCGCCTGCGCTCCGACAGCTCCGAGTGGCACTTCACCACCCCCAGCGGCGTGATGTACGTGCAGTTCAAGGAGCTGGACCCCACCTGGGAGATGCCGGACTGGTACTTCATCGAGAACCACCTGCCGGTGCCGCCCCCGAACTCGCCGCGGCGCAGGGAGCCGGGCGGGCTGGGCGCGGCGGCGGTGTACCTGGGCAGCGAGATCGCCATCCACGGCACCGACAAGCCCGAGCTGCTGGGCAAGCGCGTCTCGCACGGCTGCATCCGCCTGTCCAACACCAACGCGCTGCGCCTGTACCACGACGTGCAGATCGGCACGCCCATCCTCATCCAGGGCACGGCGGGGGTGCTGGAGGAGAGCATGCCCGACAGCGCCGCGCGCTTCACCCGCTCGCACAAGCCGCCGCCGCCCAAGTGGTCCAACCCGCGCCGCCGGCTCACCACCACCGCGCTGCTCGCGCGCCTGGACCGCGACCTAGTCGCCCCCGACACGTCGGCGCAGTGGGTGCTCTCGGCCAGCGAGCTGATCTCGCGCGGCATCAAGGACGACTCCATCGCGCTCCGCGGCATCCTCGCCCGCGCGCCGCGCCCCACGCTGGAGAGCCGGCGGCGCGAGTACGGGGCCTTCCTGGCCGACGTCTTCTCGCGCGGGCCGCTGCGGGCCGCCGTCTCGCTCTCCAAGATCCCCGCCGACGCGCGCGAAGCGGCGGCGCAGGAGATCGTGGACGCCACGATGGGCCTCTACCACGGCTCGCTCACCGCGCCCACCGCGCCGTGGCCCACCAAGCGGGTACCGAAGTGGCGCCTGGGCCCCCTGGGCCAGAGCAGCTGGACCGCGCTCGCCCAGGCCGAGGAGCGCTACCGGTCGATGCACGGCCTGGCCGCCGCCTCGCCCGCCGGAGCGGCGGCGCGATGA